In Dysidea avara chromosome 3, odDysAvar1.4, whole genome shotgun sequence, a single window of DNA contains:
- the LOC136249360 gene encoding putative ferric-chelate reductase 1, whose protein sequence is MKVTFKYIIILSSVLELIVVVDSRPEGAPLSACGDIVPQHGSNSPSTDQLPFTVNLSDFTFDCYIGGQNYIITLEGGTTNMDYRGFMIQGRLLADGTTPVGTFSNPTSDPDYQTQCSDDTAATHTDRTEKMTTALTWTAPPAGSGPIVFRYAFVDVYTTFWANMVTMTINEVTSLANKDPHFTVPLSTGQQLCYSMQGLANFIFNLISHPNINVNAYFIAPEKDSTLKEYATFLGDIGIMIQPDHCMGDCQSKHITTITISASDRSILLDGSKTVITDRPVHVLVDNSTTTIQLGQVLTNGNTPSLIVSIKKPRLSVKINFVNEHLDLMVMDDSGISSDCHGIMGQFLHREAHVGDGLMKINGKVIEIEEKPMWDTDDIPCLHAKPQYGYQAEGIIEGKYTDYIMDSLFSPRFQYRKFKM, encoded by the exons ATGAAA GTCACTTTCAAGTATATCATTATACTCAGTAGTGTTCTAGAACTTATTGTAGTTGTGGATAGTAGACCAGAAGGAGCACCATTGTCAGCTTGTGGAGATATTGTCCCACAACATGGCTCAAACTCTCCTTCTACTGATCAACTGCCATTTACTGTTAACCTAAGTGATTTTACATTTGACTGTTACATTGGTGGACAGAATTACATTA TCACACTGGAAGGTGGGACAACTAACATGGACTATAGAGGATTTATGATACAAGGAAGATTACTAGCTGATGGTACCACTCCAGTTGGAACATTTTCTAATCCTACTTCAGATCCAGACTATCAAACACAATGTAGCGATGAT ACAGCTGCCACACACACTGACAGAACTGAAAAGATGACAACAGCTCTTACCTGGACTGCTCCACCTGCAGGAAGTGGCCCTATTGTTTTTAG GTACGCATTCGTGGATGTGTATACTACTTTCTGGGCTAATATGGTTACTATGACAATTAATGAAG TCACATCACTGGCTAACAAAGACCCTCATTTTACTGTTCCACTATCAACTGGACAACAACTATGCTACAGTATGCAAGGACTAGCTAACTTTATATTCAACCTAATCTCTCATCCTAATATCAATGTCAATGCTTATTTCATTGCTCCTGAGAAAGACAGCACCTTAAAAGAGTACGCCACATTCTTGGGAGATATTGGGATCATGATACAGCCAGATCACTGTATGGGTGACTGTCAGTCTAAACACATCACAACGATCACTATCTCAGCTAGCGACAGAAGTATCCTCCTTGATGGTAGTAAGACTGTGATCACTGATCGTCCAGTACATGTTCTGGTTGACAACTCTACTACCACTATACAACTAGGACAGGTGTTGACAAATGGGAACACTCCCAGTTTGATAGTATCGATAAAGAAGCCCAGACTGTCTGTCAAGATCAACTTTGTCAATGAACATCTTGACTTGATGGTAATGGATGATAGTGGCATAAGCAGTGATTGTCATGGGATAATGG GTCAATTCCTCCATAGAGAAGCACATGTTGGGGATGGGTTGATGAAGATCAATGGAAAGGTGATAGAAATTGAGGAGAAGCCAATGTGGGATACTGATGATATTCCTTGTCTACATGCTAAACCACAATATGGCTATCAAGCAGAAGGGATTATAGAAGGAAAGTATACTGATTACATCATGGATAGTCTCTTCTCCCCTCGATTCCAGTATAGAAAGTTTAAGATGTGA